The Notamacropus eugenii isolate mMacEug1 chromosome Y, mMacEug1.pri_v2, whole genome shotgun sequence genome includes a window with the following:
- the LOC140516849 gene encoding olfactory receptor 8K3-like codes for MKERRRKWNETTAIQVTEFILLGITDHPDLQIPLFLVFLIIYMITTLGNLGLIMLAKIDSHLKTPMYFFLSNLAFIDLGHSTAVGPKMLINFIAEKNIISYIGCATQIVVFITLIISELFMLSVMAYDRYVAICNPLLYMVTMSDRMCCILVVIPYIYSSSVPLLTTIKTFNSSFWKSNIISHFYCDSLPLLSILCNDAKDVELIILSLSAFNLIFSLLLVLVSYGLILMAILRMNSAEGRRKAFSTCGSHLTVVIVFYGTLTFMYLQPKSSHSFDTDKVASVFYTLVIPMLNPLIYSLRNKEVKGALKRALKNQFKWLL; via the exons ATGAAGGAGAGGCGACGGAAA TGGAATGAAACTACAGCAATTCAAGTAACTGAATTCATTCTCTTGGGCATCACAGATCATCCTGATCTGCAGATCCCCCTTTTCCTGGTGTTCCTTATCATCTACATGATCACAACTTTGGGGAACCTAGGCTTGATTATGTTGGCCAAAATTGATTCTCACCTGAAAactcccatgtactttttcctaaGCAATCTGGCATTTATTGATCTTGGACACTCCACTGCAGTTGGTCCAAAAATGTTGATAAATTTCATAGCGGAGAAAAATATCATCTCTTATATTGGATGTGCAACCCAGATAGTTGTTTTTATAACATTAATTATAAGTGAACTTTTTATGTTATCGGTGATGGCCTATGACCGCTACGTAGCCATCTGCAATCCACTGCTTTACATGGTCACCATGTCAGACAGAATGTGCTGCATCTTGGTGGTCATACCATATATCTACAGCTCTTCTGTACCATTACTGACCACAATTAAGACTTTTAATTCATCTTTTTGGAAGTCTAACATAATTAGTCATTTCTACTGTGATAGCCTCCCCCTCTTAAGTATTTTATGCAATGATGCAAAGGATGTAGAATTAATCATCCTGAGCCTTTCTgctttcaatttaattttctccCTACTGCTTGTCCTTGTTTCATATGGACTCATTCTTATGGCCATCCTCAGGATGAACTCTGCTGAGGGCAGACGCAAAGCCTTCTCCACCTGTGGCTCCCATCTCACTGTGGTGATTGTATTCTACGGAACACTAACTTTCATGTACCTGCAGCCCAAGTCCAGCCACTCCTTTGATACAGACAAGGTAGCTTCTGTCTTTTATACTCTGGTAATTCCCATGCTCAACCCTTTGATCTATAGTTTGAGAAATAAGGAAGTCAAAGGTGCCTTGAAAAGAGCCCTGAAAAATCAATTCAAATGGCTTCTTTGA